The following are from one region of the Onthophagus taurus isolate NC unplaced genomic scaffold, IU_Otau_3.0 ScKx7SY_15, whole genome shotgun sequence genome:
- the LOC111413989 gene encoding uncharacterized protein, with protein MGAWNWEYIERRHIRIGTYLQASSHHHPQQKRSVIQALFQRAERICDKENLRKEERFLEDVLQKNGYTLRDIRRSIKPHKQKDDSVSTTPAGFICLPYVSGVTGRIARRLKKNDIVVRYGTVSKIQNALPIAKDRLPPLKGAGVYRLSCSCGKYYVGQTGRNIECRIKEHERDVRLRKIQQSAVAEHCHKGGHSIEFEKTKVLARNGHYFQRLTREAIEIHRHGNNMNREDGWELSHTWKMLVNSTKPSPPGFDKTT; from the coding sequence ATGGGGGCATGGAACTGGGAGtatatcgaaagaagacaCATACGAATAGGTACCTACCTGCAGGCTTCATCCCACCACCACccacaacagaagaggtccgtgattcAAGCCTTATTCCAGCGAGCAGAGAGGATATGCGATAAAGAGAAcctaagaaaagaagaaagattcCTAGAAGATGTGCTGCAGAAGAACGGCTACACGCTGAGAGATATCCGACGATCCATCAAACCACACAAACAGAAGGATGACTCGGTAAGTACGACACCAGCCGGTTTTATCTGCCTTccttatgtttcaggtgtgacGGGGCGAATTGCGAGGCGTCTGAAGAAGAATGATATCGTGGTACGATACGGTACGGtcagcaaaatacaaaacgcTCTTCCGATAGCCAAAGACAGGCTACCCCCATTAAAGGGAGCGGGAGTCTACCGGCTATCTTGCAGTTGCGGGAAATAttacgttggccaaactggacgtaacatcgagtgccgcatcaaggaacaCGAAAGAGACGTCCGACTAAGGAAGATCCAACAATCTGCAGTCGCAGAGCATTGCCACAAAGGAGGACACAGCATAGAGTTCGAAAAAACCAAAGTGCTAGCAAGAAACGGACATTACTTCCAAAGATTGACGAGAGAGGCGATAGAGATTCATCGACATGGGAATAACATGAATAGAGAAGATGGCTGGGAACTCAGCCACACATGGAAGATGTTGGTGAACTCAACGAAGCCTTCTCCACCCGGATTTGACAAAACAACTTAG